In Chelonia mydas isolate rCheMyd1 chromosome 7, rCheMyd1.pri.v2, whole genome shotgun sequence, the sequence AACTAGCTTTATTATGTATTAATACTAAAGTAAGCAAAATATCATGAAACTTAAAAGCTCTGACCAGTGTTGATGTCTCAGTTTAGGTATAACAGTTGCAAAGCACACCTGgctgtataaaaaaaaattgcagagtaTGGGCAGTtttatgaaaactttttaaatcaTAGTTCTACTGTAGTTAACTGCTAAATGAACTAGGAACACTGTAATAGTAGACCAGTATCACTCCTATGCGAGGTATAGCCTTCTTCAGTCCAAGACCCAGATGTTGGTGGAGCTTTAAGACTCTTGCTTGAAGCCCCAGATGCCTAGTGGAAGAGACCTCCTCCAGGAAAGGGATTAGTTTGGCCCATACTACTTGGGCACTGGAATGGCTGCAGGCTATATAAGCATAATTTAAGAAGGATGGGTTTGGGTATTAAGAGTAATTGTATGTTTTGGAGGGCTTCCACATTCCAGCTTATCTGAATACCTCCCTTGGGAGTAGCCTTTCCTTTACCTCTGGCCCCTGACTAGTTGGATCACTGAGGGAGAGCCTGTATCCTAATAGCTACAATCTGTAATGTATCTTAATCGCCAAGTAAGGGGCTCATTCCAAATAGGACTGGTTTGGATACCATTTTAAGCAACTCTTCCAGAGGCAAATTTTACCCATGATGTCAatagtatttatttttactggAGAAGCCAGGCCAAGACTttccatgaaaaagaaaaaaagcctctGGGCATATTTTGGCATTTGCCTGTGTggccagactttcaaaggtaCTGAATCTAACAGCTTTTGTTGACTTTGAAGGGAGTTTTCAGATTAGATTCAGATTCCTAATTTTGAACATCTGGGGTCCGGGTGACTAAATGGTCGTCGTTTCAGTTAGGTAAAAAATGTGCAGGTAACTGCATTTGTCTGTTTCAGATTGCAACAAAGGATCCTCTAAACCCAATTAAACAAGATGTGAAGAAAGGACAGCTGCGTTATGTTGCTAATGTATTTCCCCACAAGGGCTATATCTGGAATTACGGTGCTATCCCACAGGTATTGCTTTGTACATATATCTTACCTTTTTCTTGCGGTGGAAACTAGATATTAGCCACACAAACACCATCCTGAACATatttatatgttttttttaaaaatgtgaatgctACCATGCTAACAAAACACCAGGCTGAATCTATTCAGACTGAAACTGAAATAGAAAATGCTAATGAGGGGAAATATGTAGTCAGTAGTGACAGAAATCTCAAGAGGAAGGTAAGTATGCAAGTCATGTTGTAATCAAGCTAACAAAAATATAAACTTGCAGTAAAATACCGATGTAGAATAAAACTGGCTTTATACCAGTAATAAAATGCCAGCTGTTAAGCTACAATGACCCCTACCACCTATCAATTCAGTTGAACAGCAGTCTTCAGAAATTAGTAGTAGGTGGATAGTCTTCACTGAAGAATGTTGCTATATAAGAAGAATGTTTTAGGCATTTGGTAAGTGCTCTCTGATAGGAGTGATTCTGTGCCCATGTGTAAGTTTCAGACCCCTGGTGCTTCATCTAATGGTCTGACTTGGATTTCCCAGACAAATTCTTCTTAAAAGCAGCCTGTCAGGAGACCCTACATTCAGTTGTGTACAGACAGTGAAAAATCACGAAGAGAGTCATTAATGTATACATAACTTGAAAATGCTTTAGGATCCTATGGCTAAATATACTAAAATCACCTTAGATAAGATACAGTATTAATACTTGCATTCTGCTGGGCTTCACATCTGTAATTTGAACAGTCCTGGCCTTTTCTAGAAATAGACTTTCTATCTCATATAAATAAAAGCTAGGTTTTTAGTTAATGTTGTAGCTAACAAAACACATTGTATGACAACCTGTACAGAATGGATCTCTTCCATACCCTTCTCTGAACTTTGTCCACACACTGCCCTTAAATTCAGACAAACTTTCCACCACCAAAGATGGACAGAtttggctgcctgcctgccagcataaatatgtaaataatgCTGCTACAAGTTCCTTATTGTAAAAGGACTATCTTAACACTgatcttgttttgtcttttaattaTCCTGCTAACTTTCTGTATCCTCCCCTCTGACCTAGGAGAAAGTGAGGTCAGTTCTGATAACGAGAAGTAGTTTAAAAGAACAGTCAGAGGAAGTGAGCATGCAGCTTATCCTGATCTAGAAATCCCAAATGGAAATGGACAAAGTAAACAGGCTgtgtaaacaaatgtaaaaagtgAACACTTCCTAACCAGCAATCAAAACTGACTTTCTTCCTGCTGAAACCCAATGGAGAAACATTCCATCTTAATTAAGCTTCTTCACTAGAAAACTGCTGCCTGCATGAAAAACTCAGAGCCATCCATTCATGTACATTTTGAATCTCTGGGGCTCTCATCTAGTTTAAAAATCTTTCTCATACGTAGACATGGGAGAATCCACGACACAAAGATGAAAATACTGGCTACTATGGAGATAATGATCCAATTGATGTGTGTGAAATTGGAAGCAAGGTAATGTGCTATCTTACAAAGGATGTTTATTTCTTAGAACTGTAATCCGTTAATTAACTGACTTCAGAGACCACCTAACTTCTGGGTCTTTTATTAAGAACTTGGCTTCTCTTAATGCTGCCATGGAGACTTCTGGTGCTGAAACGTAATGAATCTTAATTCCCCAAATTCATGTCAAAGTTCAAGTTAATGGCTACCCAGTGGTGTGATTTACATTAGTTTCCAGCCATTCAGTCTTCTGTATTGATCCTCTTACTGAACTTGTTTTGAATGTTAACTTTTTACTGAATTGTAATGCGTCTTATGTTGCACATCCCATAGCACATTGGtagaaataattaatacattttatttaattagatATGCTCAAGAGGAGAAGTAATTAAAGTGAAAGTTCTGGGCACACTAGCGCTGATTGATGAGGGGGAGACAGACTGGAAAGTAATAGCAATCAATATTGAAGACCCTGAAGCAGCCAGCTATAACAGTAAGTAGCACAGGAGGAAGGCATTGTTTTGGCCTTTTACTTACCCAACTGGGGGTTTTGAACAGAATGTTCCTTCATGCTggaaaaatctgcatttaaaatCCCTAGAGCTAGATTTTAGCCAGCTTCTGCACAGGGCCTTGGCAGAGCAAGGTGAACACAACCCCCTTTTTTACTCCCATCCTGCTTCCTGTGCCAAAGGATCTACATATTCCTAGAAGTGGTGCTGGCCTAAGCTGCAGAAGGGTGTACTAGTTCAGCACAATCCTTTAGCACCTCTGCTGGTAGAGGTCGCTTGGAAGCTTCCAGTGGGAGCTGGTTACCCTTGTGCAGCCAAAACCCTGAGGGAAGGTGATAGTGGAAACTCCACTGAGGGTGAATTGCATACACAGCACTCATGAGATTTTGCTGGCGCAGGCACAAGGCACAATTTGCACCTCTGAGCAACAGCTGGCTTGATCGGGTCCATACAGCTAAATGAGCATGTGGTGTCTGACAAAACACACCTAAGTTCTCCACTCAAGTTTCTCCTGACTAAAGGTCAAAATtccttctgccccttctcccctgaaAATCAGAAAAGATTCCAGTAAAATAACTTGGGCTAATCCGACCTATTAAAGGTTATCAATAACCTATCTTTGAAAAATAACTCTTCTATGCTTTGGACAGTTGGATATACTCTGAGGATCAACCAGCCTCAAATCTGACTACTTCTTGCCGTCTCAAATTAACTTGTTTCTTGTCTTTTTGACATAAACTTGGGCAGGGAGGTAAATCTTGTTCTTAGATATCTAAAATCCACCCTCTGTCTTAAAAATTGACTTATAGTACATTAGCCAAACTTGTCCCTAACAAATGACTTCTCATGAGAGCTAGGCATGCACTCTTTAGGAGATGTTTCAGGTGTTTGTACTGTAGCCAACAATCATAATGCTTATCTTCCTCAGTAGTGCAAGACTCCAAGGTGGTCTGGACAAAAGTATATTATACGCATAGCACAGACTAGTTTAAGACTGCACTTATTTGCATGATaaagaagaggttttttttgtttttttttttttccccctgctgttagATATTGATGATGTCAGAAAGATAAAACCTGGATACCTAGAAGCTACAGTGGACTGGTTTAGAAGGTACAAGATACCTGATGGGAAGCAAGAAAACCAGTTTGCATTTAATGGAGAATTTAAAGACAAGGTAATGTAACCACCTCTTCATTATTGTAAATCTGTAAAACCAATCTGATTGTCCAAAAAGCACATTACAGTTGAGGAACAATAGTCTGTACATTAAGCGTGAGGCACATATTGCATACTTAAatgttagttttcagagtagcagccgtgttagtctgtattcgcaaaaagaaaaggagtacttgtggcatcttagagactaacaaatttatctgagcataagctttcgtgagctacagctcacttcatcggatgcattcggatgcacttcattgaatgcatccgatgaagtgagctgtagctcacgaaagcttatgctcaaataaatttgttagtctctaagatgccacaagtactccttttgttttaaatgttagtGTGACTGCAAAACTGAAGTTTCACTTGAAAACGTAGGCCACTTGACTAAGCTTTATTTTAtctactgtaatagaaatcacTGATTTATTCCTCTTCTAGCTCTCCCCAACCCCATCTTTATTTTGCTTGCTAGCAGAAACACTAAGGGTTACATCCTCAGGTGCAATGCAGCTGTTGAACACCCCCAGCTGTTGGAAACCACACATAAAATAGGCGTATCCCGCTACAGGAGGATCACTCCAGAACACAGGATCTTCTGGCATAGAACCAGCACAGTAACTCCAATGACTTTCTGTTGACATGTGGAGCTGAGCCAGAACAAAGGGGACATGACTGGTGCTTCCCTTTATCTCATtgatctcttccccccacccccccaccccaatcttgGCCTGTTAGAGCCTCCTAGCAAGTGACAAAAGCACACAGGTAACCCATGAAGACTGGGTGGTGCGCTTGTGTACACAGCCTTCTCCTTCAGATGTGTTGTCCTAATTTGCTATAACCAAGGAGCTGATTTACCTCTTCTAAGTTACTGTACATATATTCTGAAATTCTCACCGATTTTCTCAGGGTGTAAGGGTTTTGTTTTGATGGCATCCCTCTCTTTCCAATTATTTATAACTAGTgaaacaagaattttaaaaaaatcttttaacaaTATTCACTAAGTATTTCACTTGGCTGTGACTATAACCATTACATTACTAGTTTCACTGTCTGGATCATATGCTAGAAAAGGATTCTTGTGTGTGTCAGGCTACACATAAGTCTAAAAAgtattttgaatttaaatgtataaaagaaaaaagtgttaaCACAATTTTTGCCTAAAATTAATTGGAAATGTCCCCTTCCTTTAAATATTCAGAAAATAGTTCCAAAAATTGATCAGTGTCACGGCTAGTCTACATAgctattattcttttttttcctgtcgCACCCATTCTGTTAGGTGTTTCAGTACTTTGTATCTAAGAGTTTGCTTAAACTGGGGAAGGaggatagagcaggggtggccaacctgtggctctggagccacatgcggctcttcagaagttaatattcaGCTCCTTGTATAAGCACCAACTCCgggactggagctacaggcaccaactttccagtgtgctggagggttctcactgctcaacccctggctctgccacaggccctgcccccctcctccccttcccacccccccagacTCCTGCATGCctcgaaacagctgatcgggagggggaggcgctgattgatGGGGCTGCtcgtgggcaggaggcgctgggagcgggggcagAGCTGATGGGGGTCTGCTGATGTATTATCTGTGGCTCTTTGACAATGtgtattggtaaattctggctcgttttcaggctcaggttggccaccctgggATACGGATTAGGTCAGGATCAGCCAACACATGTTAGCGAACATCAACCTCTTTCACTAACATAGACACTCTGttagagagaggggaaaatggtTTTATGGTAAAGGTACTGGACTGAGATTTAGGAGATCAGAGTTCAGTTCCTCTGTGTGCCACAAACTTACTATGTCTCCTTCAGCATCTTGATTCCATCTTAAAAGAGAAATTTTATAATCCCCCATTTTGTCTGTTAAGGTGTTTGGGGCAAGCACTGTGTCTTACTAGGAATCTGTAGAGTACCCAGCACAAAGGGGGCCTAATCTCACTTAACAGCTCAAGCTGCTACTATAATACTAATAGTGACAGAGGGCAAAATAATAGCAGAGATACTTAGTCTGTTTATAGCAAGAAAATTGCTCTTCTAAAATATCTACCATAAACATTAGGCTCTGTTGGTTCCTATCTAATTGACAGAATGGGGGATCATTAGAGTATTTGCCAGTAATATGGAATTTATCCTTTTTAATTTTAGGACTTTGCAATTAACATAATCAAAAGCACTCATGAACACTGGACAGCTCTAATATCTAAAAAAACAGATGGAGGAGAAATCAATTGGTAGGTTACAACTCTTCTGTTACactgcttttttgttaaaaattctAAGCAAATGGGAGTACATAATAGCAGTCTGTGTTAGGggtttaaaaagggctccaaaggtgatccggcaattacaggcctgtaagcgtgacttcagtaccgggcaaactggttgaaactataataaagaacaatattgtcagtcatatagatgaacataatttgttgaggaagagtcaacatggttttagtaaagtgaaatcacgcctcaccaatctactagtattttttgagggggtcaacaagcatgtggaccaaggggatatagtgtacttagattttcagaaggcctttgacaaggtccctcaccaaaggctcttacacaaagcaagctgccacgggataagagggaatgtgctctcgtggattggtaactggtttaaaagataggaaacaaagggtaggtatgaATGGTAAATAGTGGtggcccccaggggtctgttctgtgagcagtcctagtcaacatattcataaattatttggaaaaaggggtaaacagtgaggtggcaaaatttgcagatgatacaaaattactaaagatagttaagactcaGGCagactacaaaaggatctctcaaaactgggtgatagggcaacaaaatggcagatgaaatttaatgttgataaatgcaaagtaatgcacattggaaagcataatcccaactatacagacaaaatgatggggtctaaattagctgttaccactcaagaaagagatcttggagtcattgtggatagttctctgaaaacatccattcaatgtgcagcagcagacaaaaagCGACCAGAATGCTGGGAacaattaagaaagggatcgataataggacagaaaatatcatgttgcctctatataaatccatggtacgcccacctcttgaatactgtgtgcagaggtggttgccccatctcaaaaaagatatattgga encodes:
- the PPA1 gene encoding inorganic pyrophosphatase; translated protein: MASYSLEERATLNSLEYRVFFKNDKGHYISPFHDIPIYPVAGKNVFNMVVEVPRWTNAKMEIATKDPLNPIKQDVKKGQLRYVANVFPHKGYIWNYGAIPQTWENPRHKDENTGYYGDNDPIDVCEIGSKICSRGEVIKVKVLGTLALIDEGETDWKVIAINIEDPEAASYNNIDDVRKIKPGYLEATVDWFRRYKIPDGKQENQFAFNGEFKDKDFAINIIKSTHEHWTALISKKTDGGEINCANTTVSDSAFCISQESAKATVEAVPPCGTPNTIPPEVDKWFYYQKN